GACCATGCTGAGTAGCAAGGGAATAACCACTGTGAAGCACTGAGCTCACCAGGGGATTCCAGACGTGTTAGTAGCAGAGAATGGCTCacaattcatgagtggctcattTCTGCTCTCCACATTAATGTATCAGTTCCACACCGCATGCCACGCCCTTATGTGCACTCAAATGCAGTCATTTAGCAAAAGTGTTGGTACaaatgtaactttagcgccctcatggccaagatggagtctgctctgcaggcagctctggccaagagaaggcgtgcgcaggaatgcagcaggagaaatcccttccaccccaggggcacctgttccaaacccccagagtgaacacccacacccacaggaaaagtacagtggatataacaagggaaatatttatttacagagggatgagaggagaaaaacaacaaggggaaatatagggggagcagtaaaacagggctgcattcaagccaaggccccacgggcccaatggtagcacagtctggaagggcagagactgagcaatgtgtctgcacacagagttcaggagtcctgagcaaagttccagtccaggggtgagtcttgggtgctcctggtcgtcttcggcgccagtgaactttcccccaacaaacccctccagtgccctcttctgccgctctctgcaaagccacacagagtgaccacctccccacttaactagctagcaacctccctccttggtcccaatgcagagtcacaagccccagtactcacagccccatgcagctctgggcagcagtgatactgggtccagctccagcctgtccttctcgggcaattcctccctggcatagtgctcctcctggctcctgtcctggggtgtcccgatcggccctgtccttcccaggcctcaggcaggttctctgctgcttcacttttccagggcctgcaggctgcctctccctctcctcggagctccagtgctgccccctggagtttccctccttttttcttactccccccctgccccttaggaaaaagatttaaaggggccatgctctctaaaccccaaaggggttacaggtctgtctcatcttacgcgggggttccgttccgcggttagcacgtaaagcgaaaatcgtgtatagccaaaaccccattgagttcaatggcaggcgaaatcacccgcactacaggtatagtattaaaactgttgtttttctctttttttttttccccccgacCGTGTAAAGTTGAAatcacgcatgttaaatgcgcgtaagatgcgacagacctgtacacaAATAGCAAAGAACTTGAGaatcaaaataaaaaagggtCCTTGCAGATTCATGGGATCCCTATTTAGCTTTGTGAGCCTATCACAACTCACCTCACAGACTTCCcatgtagtgaggcagagtggccttcctccgagcaggagagcgaagGACCACTACACTCCCCCTGGTGGGCGGAGCTAAGTCCACCCCGCCCACCTCACCAGAAGTCCCAGGGCTGGACAAGAAATATAAAAGGAGAGCCCCAGCGCTCAATTGGGCCTGGAGCACCAGAGGGAGCAGGCAGCTCTTCCAGGGAGCTGGGATCTCAACAGGATCCCAAACTAGGCCCCCAGTGGAGCTGCGCCCTGTGGCTGGAGGAGACACTCAAGTGCCCTGAGGAGCTGCCAGGACCGCTGTCAGACGAATGCCCTGAGGCGCTGTGGGGACTGCCAGTGGCCAAGTACcctgaggtagggtgaccagatgtctcgttttgaaagggacagtcccgtatttaagctctcctgcaagtgtcccgactttttcttaaaaacgggcaaattgtcccgtattttctgtctccccccccatcagtactggtgggtcttgctgctggccagatccctaTTCGCCAACTGCccgcccaccagcggtgagtgggaGGGTCCAGTGACTGACAATGGGGATGGGTGTTCAAGACTGGTGGCGGAGCAAAGATGCAGCGCACAGTGCTGGCTGCTCCCCCACTGGTCCATCAGCGCAGCCCCTGCTGCATGccggctctcggccagcagggccctgccccctcgTCCTGCTTCCGGCCAGCACTGGCTACGCATTGCGAGCTATGGTAGTTGGTGAGTGCGGGCAGGCACCACGCGGCGGCCAGTTAcatgtcgcctctgctgcccacccattggccctttaggtactctccctctccctgtcctctccctgctttgcacctttgacacccccctcccccagccccactgctcctcaataTCCCCTCCTGCAGGGCGTGTCCCATTCCTAGTGCTGTGTGGAGATCCAGCCCTTGGTGGGAAcgctccttcctttccccactgcctctggctgagccagcaccctgggaaagcccaagaccctccgacCTGGGGCACTGGTCAGGAGaagccgagccctgcatgtgccaaagccccactcagcgctggcatggggaagcctctccacccctcagctaaactctggagtggtggggggagaaagcactttccagcctgttcatgacctgaacctgcaggctccacagcagcccccggggCAAGGGCTTAGCACCTTCTTCACCTgtgcctccccatccccactgccctgggtcctgcccccaaggAGCAAGgggcttccccatcccctccactgCTGAGCCACTTCTCTGGCTGgttgctgaagcccctgcagtcaggttctctGGGCCCTGGTGCATAATGCATCCTGAGGACTTCACCCCCTTCCAGACCACActgtagccaggggacaggaggcagctgggttatgtcagtggccagcagcagcctggaggtgttagctgccttttgacactgtgcaggcaggaagggacaagccaCTTCCAGccacatggggcggggggagggggacgaggagagatgagctctgcaaaggcaTAGTCCAGGTCATCCCTTTCCCCtgtcccctgtggctggaagcagctcccatcccttccctcctacACAGTGCTGAAAGACTGCTACTgaccacattctggtgtgaaccctggcagaaatctggagggaggggggagatatgACCCTGCATGCCCTCCCCCACGTGTTGCCTTGGGAAGTCACGGCACCgggtaccaggagaggcaggtCAGTCCCGGGAGCCCAGCCAGGCCTGGAGGACAGAGAGTgccaagcagggaggggaggggaaggttggTCAGTCACCCCCCTGTGTGAGAAAGgtgtacaggagtgtgtgtgtatcaCTTTTGGGTGGGCAGGTAGAGATGTATGTGTCATCCCTCCCCacgtgaaccctaaagccttaaagataagaaggtaaatataaagaatccaactactcagtatttctttttaacgggggctcagtcaacttgatgttaatttgaacatttgtactgcatagaTCTGATTGCTGTTGAACTCGCCTGAATATGAGTAATTATatcaggtgtcccatattcagcatagggaaaaaTGGTCACCCTACCCTAAGGAGACAGAGGACCTTTGGCTGCAGAGCCTTACACCCAGTCtgcagtaggaagtagcccaggggaaccagactCTGGTTCGGTTCTGCTGCCAGAGGGTGAGTCAGCATGTTGCAGTGGGATTCCCTGCTGACTCAGTGGTAGAACACTCCCCCTCTGTTAAGACCCTGGGCTGGGATACGGTGGAGTCAGGTGGGCCTGCATCATcctaccccctgccaccccacctgAGGCCCAAGAGGCCTGCGTTCATCCGCCGCCCACCCGAGCCAGGATGCTAGACCCCAGAATGTTTTGTCTGCTGTGTTTGCTCTGCCCCAACCAGGTGCTGAGCTATAGGCTgtttgttagggtgaccagacagcaactgcgaaaaatcgggacagggggtgggggggggtaataggcacctatataagacaaagccccaaatatcgggactgtccctataaaatcaggacatctggtcaccctactgtttGTGCTGTGCCCCACCTGGGGAGCCAGAGCTCCCTTATAGACTGCTAAGTACAACTGTCCCCAGCCAGAAGGTGCTAGGGTGGTATTTGGCCactgtttgtggctctgccccgccCAGAGGGTCTGAGTTTCCCCTATAAACTGTGACTTGCAGTCTGCCTGTAGTGAGCCAGAGTGGCTTCCCTCCTCATTTGAGAGTGAGAGACCACTACACACTGGTTCAGAGACCCATGGGCAGCAGGACACAAACCTTAGTGCCAGCAACTAATAGACTTCTTCAGCCAGATACCATTGACCCTGGAGTGATTATAAAAGAGCAAGAAACTGCAACATAAGAAAATTGACAAGAATGCTGGAGTCACCCCATTGCAAGCAGGAGAAAATGTTAATTCCGATCAGGAAGGGGTTGGAAACCTTGTCAATAGCTGCACCACTCACTCAGAGGTAGTGTCATAGCCTCTCCTGAGGGTCAGTCCTACAGGAGGAACAGAAGACATCTACACAAAACCAAGGAGTTTCCATTGGCACTCTGTATTTAGAGGACACCCAGAATGCCACTGCATGTTCTTGTGCTGAGAAAATTAAGTCAATGACAATGAAAACACCAGGAACAGGAAACACACAGGCTCCAGGTGGCAGATCCATCTCTGCAGTTGAACAGCCAGTTGCAGAAGGAACTGTTCTGAGAACAAAAGTGGCTGAGTGAGCGGAAAGCCAATGAGGTTCAGACGAGTTATTACTCTGCGGCTGTTGTGTTTTGGTTGATATACAGATTTATttccatttgattttaaaaataaaacaaaaaggaaagatgTAATGGTAACCACTTGAGTCTGTGGCTCCTGGTCTCTACCACTTGGCAGGGCTATTGGCCTACATGGACAGCGGTTACAAACAACTGATCAAAAACAGGAAAAGGTTCTTATGAAGCTTTGTCGAGAAATGTTCCACTATTTTTTCCATTGTAattcaaaatctaaatgaaaattATCAAAAATTAGAAATATGTACAATTTTAACCAGCGCTGTACTCAGGTCATGTGTCTGAGCCAGGAACTAAAGATCAATCTCTTTCCAGGACTTCTGTGCACCCTTATATGCATGATTGCTCAATCCAGGTTAAATGTAGGGATCAGTGATGACTGATTTGCACAGGGTGCCTTGGTCAGTTTGAAAGCTATAAAATACCACAGAACCTGAATCCAGCAGCCTCAGCATAGAATCCTGGTCATTCTGGGCATTGTTCTGAACCTGGGCATACTGGGCATTGTTGCTTCTGGGGCAGAGACCTCTGCTTTCAGAATGTCACCCGTAAAATAGGCCTGTTGCATTTTCTGCCATTCCTGGCATGCCAGTGAAGCAGTACAAGGGAGGAAGAAGTAGGCACAACAGACTGCTTTTCAAGAGTCTCCAGGTCAATGCCAGGGGACACTAGCCATGGCTCTTCCCTGCAGTAATTGCTGCTCAAGTTAACCCAGGTGCTATTTTTCTTCAATAAACTAACCTGTTAGTTGGTTCAAAATTTGAATTGAGAATCGTAGGCACCACCTGACAAATGCACACTTTAATATCTTTTTAAATGCGTTTATTTACAGTGCTACttgaaaacaatatatatatttatatctatcACCCTTGTGATGGTTTGTGCCATAGAAAATGCCATAACTGGATCGGCTTTAATTTACAAAAAACAGCAACAAGGTAATCTGGAAGGGGGATGGAAATCAAAATTTGGTCCCTAattatttctctttttcttctttttttaaaaaaaagccccaaaatgAGAAACTGCAACACAAATTAATTTATACATAAAAACAACCTTtatcttctggaaaaaaaatcatgggGCCAGTTTATCTGTTGTGTACCTACATTTCTGCCTGTGTGtatgctttaataaaaaaaagttatttgcaTGTAacattccttttctttctttctttctctctctgaggGATCAGATAGATCCCTTATGGTGATATTTCCCTATCCTAAGCCTGAGATCCCTGCCCTCAACCTTCTGTATCCCAAGGAGGATGTTGGAGGGAAGATCTCAGAGGCAGGTAAGAATCTTGATCAAATTAGTGGAAAGAGGTGGCAAGTGAAAAGGGATTAGAGGTGCTTGTTGTGGGATGAGTCTGGAAGTTGGGATATGTCAGGTTGCTTGTTGGGAGAAGGAGGGGTCATCATTTTGAGGACTATTGGGATTATTTGTGAGTGGGGTACAGGAATAGTCATCAGTAGTGGAGacgggctgggggagtgggcaaCCTCAGATTTGGGAGCATCATAGGAAGGCTTTAGAACTTGGGGTGGAAGGGAAACTCTTAGAGAAGAGGGCATGGGACTATCTGAGAGCATTTTTAATCCTTCCTCATCTGAGATTGTGTGAAGCCAGAGGCTAAATGACAGTGCAAGCACAGGctggaatggagggaggagagacaaaTGGAGCAGAAAAGGATGGGAAGAGAGAACTCAAGCCGAAGACCCATTTTCTGTCTTCTGTCTCTTTGGATCAACTTCATCCTATACAGGAttagggagaggggagagagtgtGATTAGCACAGTtagacccccccgcccctgaatTGCTTCATAGGATTCAGCCCAATATGTGATCCTACACATTGAAGCACACTCTCTGCCTGTGATTCACATTGCTgcatgattccccccccccaaaaaaaattctgtttgtgCCCCCCAGAATCCCCTCTTCTCTACAGACTCTACAGGTGACTGGCACTCAGATACGCCagtgatgggcatggtataagaacctggaCAGATCAGTCCACATGGTATCGACACTATTATTTCCAGCACATAAACTCCACATGGATCCACACTGCCTTAGTCAGACCCCTGGAATCCACCCTCAAAACTGGATCCTCGTGACCTCATTAAAAATCTCAATTTCACATTGGATCCAGTTTCCTACATAAGCCACAGAAATAACTGATGTATGAGAGATCCAGGGTACCACACAATCTCAAGCATCCTACATGTAATAAGCAAGGTGGAGGATCTGGATCAATTGTACACAGCATCCACCGGGATTCCTTATCCTTCACTACATGAGATGTATGTATCCTATAGTCACACAGGATCCATGGTGGTGATGTGACTGCTCAGTGATGGTGAAATCCATCTGGATTTCACCAATTCCCGGACAGGCAAgacagccccctctgctcccagtgccatcacccacctcctcttcttcctctgcagATCGTTTTGCTGCATGTCcgtcctgctcctgcccattcTCATCTCCATCTAGACACAAGCAAAACAGCAAGTCACATGTTAATACAGGCAATGCTCAAGGGAACCTGCCCCTCCTGGGGATGCCCAGAGGGGAGATTCAGTCTCCATGGCAATGCAATGCTGGCTCCCCaaacccacacaaacacacacactagctGCTCCCACCTTCATCCTCTTCTCCTGCCTCTTCTTCATCCACGTCCTCaggattctcctcctcctcctccgcaccATTTTCCTCATCCTGAGTAAAACAAAGCCACAGAAGAAATCAGCTTTGGCCTACTCTTTCCATGCCACCCATCACTCCTGCTGTCCGAAACGATCCCCATCCCAGCCAGCCTGTGCTGCCAAAGCCACCTACCCTCCCAACCTTATCTCCCCACACAACCCACCCTCCATCCACtccctcagcctgcagccccatgCTACCTGCCTCCTCTTCTACCAGAAACCCTCCCAGATTCTCCTTGGGACTATGCTCCCTATATCACATTCTAGGCTGTGCTCTTTGTGATGCCTGCCTCCCCTAGTGCCTGAAGCCCTCCCCAAACCTCCCTAGTGTGTGCCTCCCCCACATCACCTGCCACCACAATCCCACCCCTTCctcacaggactgggcccatCCCTAGACCTCTTCAATCCCCCCACCTACCCCACGCTACCCATCTCCTCAGTATTCCCACCCAGCCCATGCCTATCACTTTACCCTATGCCACCCGCCTCCATGATCCACCACCTCTCACCATGGACCATGCGTCCCAATCCCACCTCCTCTGGTCTGCAATTTTCATTGCAAGCTACCTTCTCATTGCTCCTTGGCCCATACTCCCCATGCAGTCTGCCTCCCAGGTGGCCCAGTCCCCTCTGACTTGTGCTCCCCATCCCTCTCACCTTCACAATTCCCTCCCCTAACTCACATTCTGCCACCTGCCTCCCGGATGGGCTCCGCTGGGCTGCACTCCTTATCCATCTCACCTCCCAGATTCCCTTCCCCTGTCCCAACTTGCATTCCTCAGGCCAATTGCTTCTCTCACTGCCAAAACTCCTCCCAATCCCCTCCAAACGTATGTCCTGAGGGGTGAATATATTTGGCCTCACCTCTATTATctccttctttttttctttgcagacAGTCTTCTCCTccagtttttccttcttttctttcaaTTCCTAGATATGGGATGAGAAAAATAATTCTGAGATTTAGAATCAGAGAGAATGACAAAACTGGGGTTGTTTAAATTTGAAGTGAAGAGGGATAAAAGAGGACATGATAAAACGATGAGTGGGATAGAAAAGGTAATTACACAAAGGGACATTCAATTCAATGGAAAGGTAGTAAAGTTAAACATTatgaatggaaacatttttcacataacacacatCTGGcatgtagaactcattgccacgtgatatcattgaggccaagagcttagcaaaTTTCAAAATGGGATTACATATTTATGTGGAAAATGAAAAAATCCAGAGTTACAACAGACAGGAGAAACAATTTTTAAGTAAGGGATATAAGCCCTTGTGCTTGAGGCATAAACCAACCACTAACTGAGGTGGGTTAGAAAGAAACTTCTCCTGTGTGCAGTTTATTGTATAATTGTCCACTAGGGGGTTTCCTAAAACTTCCTCTGAGGCAGCTGGTGCAGGCcaccatcagagacaggatatgggATTAGATGAACCCTGGGTCAGATCCAGTATGACAattcttacagcaggattatctggctattcggactctctcctcagaccctacgctaccagcactcctggCTATCTTCGAGACGCCACCAACTTCccgaggaaactacaatgcattagtgttcttcctgaaaacaccatcctggccaccatggatgtaaaggctctttacaccaatattccacatgaggatggactacaagctgtcaggaacagtatccgtgatgaggccatggcacacctggtggctgagctttgtgactttgtcctcacccacaatcATTTCAGATTTgcggacaatttataccttcaagtcagtggcactgctatgggtacccgcatggccccacagcatgccaacatttttatggctgacttagaacaacgcttcctcagctctcatcccctagcgcccctcctctacttatgctacactgatgacatcttcatcatatggacccacgggaaggaggcccttgaagaattccacctggatttcaacaatttccaccccaccagcaacctcagcctggaccagtccacacaagaaatccacttcctggacactacagtgcaaataagtgatggtcacataaacaccaccctataccggaaacctactgaccgctatatgtacctacatgcctccgGGACACATCACATGagccattgtctacagccaagccctaaaatacaacctcatttgctccaatccctcagacagagacaaacacccaCAAGATCTcgatcaagcattcgtaaaactacaatacccacctggggaagtgaggaaacagattgacagagcaagacgggtacccagaagtcacctactacaggacaggcccaacaaggaaaataacagaacaccagtggccatcacgtacagcccccagctaaaacctctccagcgcatcatcaacgatctacaacctatcctagaaaacgatcccccactctcacagggcttgggaggcaggccaatcctcacttacagacagcccccccaacctgaagcaaatactcaccagcaactacacaccacatcacagaaacactaacccaggaaccaatccccgtaacaaaccctgttgccttctctgtccccatatctactctagtgaaaccatcataggacccagccacaccatcagaggctcattcacgtgcacatctactaatgtgatctatgccatcatgtgccagcaatgcccctctgccatgtacattggccaaaccggatagtctctacgtaaaaggataaatggacacaaatcagacatcaggaatggtaacatacaaaagccagtaggagaacacttcaatctccctggacactcaataacagatttaaaagaagcaattcttcaacaacaaaaatttcaaaaacagacttcatagagaaactgcagagctacaattcatttgcaaacttaacaatTTGGCCTTGAATGGGGactaggagtggctggct
The Emys orbicularis isolate rEmyOrb1 chromosome 1, rEmyOrb1.hap1, whole genome shotgun sequence DNA segment above includes these coding regions:
- the PTMS gene encoding parathymosin, producing MSEKRAEEAPAEVGAKELKEKKEKLEEKTVCKEKKKEIIEDEENGAEEEEENPEDVDEEEAGEEDEDGDENGQEQDGHAAKRSAEEEEEDEVDPKRQKTENGSSA